One stretch of Methylococcus capsulatus DNA includes these proteins:
- a CDS encoding carbohydrate ABC transporter permease, with protein MRYSKLVIYLVLVLATAATLFPLVWMVSVSLMPPADALRYPPPLWPKAPTLEHYRALFDRLAVARYALNSLVLAAAVTALSVLVNAAAGYAFACLTFMGRDRLFQLLLAAMVIPGQVAMLPLFLLLKLLGLVNTYAGVIVPGLASIFGIFLVRQYALSLPQGLLDAARLDGAGELRIFWSLVLPLCRPVLITLAVFTFLGSWNDFLWPLIILTDSRLHTLPVALAVLMGEHAVDTELMMAGAALTVVPVIVLFLAAQRYYLGGLMQGGIKG; from the coding sequence ATGCGGTATTCGAAGCTGGTGATCTACCTCGTTCTGGTGCTGGCGACGGCGGCGACGTTGTTTCCGCTGGTCTGGATGGTTTCGGTGTCGTTGATGCCGCCGGCCGACGCCCTCCGCTATCCACCCCCACTTTGGCCCAAGGCTCCGACGTTGGAGCATTACCGGGCTTTGTTCGACCGGCTGGCAGTCGCGCGGTATGCGCTGAACAGCCTAGTACTCGCGGCTGCGGTCACCGCGCTGTCGGTGCTGGTCAACGCCGCGGCTGGCTATGCCTTTGCCTGTCTGACGTTCATGGGGCGGGATAGGCTGTTCCAGCTGCTGCTGGCCGCCATGGTCATCCCGGGGCAGGTTGCCATGTTGCCCTTGTTCCTGCTGCTGAAGCTGCTCGGCCTCGTCAATACTTATGCCGGAGTGATCGTTCCGGGGCTCGCCAGCATTTTCGGGATATTCCTGGTACGGCAGTATGCGCTGTCGCTGCCACAGGGGCTGCTCGATGCGGCGCGGCTGGATGGGGCCGGGGAGCTGCGTATCTTCTGGTCGCTGGTCCTGCCGCTGTGCCGGCCTGTTCTGATCACGCTTGCGGTCTTCACTTTCCTCGGAAGCTGGAACGATTTTCTCTGGCCTCTGATCATTTTGACCGACAGCCGTCTTCATACTCTTCCAGTGGCGCTGGCCGTCCTGATGGGCGAGCATGCGGTGGATACGGAGCTGATGATGGCGGGTGCAGCCCTTACGGTGGTGCCGGTGATCGTCCTGTTTCTGGCAGCGCAGCGATACTACCTCGGTGGGCTGATGCAGGGCGGCATCAAAGGATAG
- the mgtA gene encoding magnesium-translocating P-type ATPase — protein sequence MRPTGSNEHNLSRKVLDRFSGHHWFRQALPEWKVVRETVGRHGHDGGDTVPGGHRKTAIPAGYRAGETLLEIASLDCDAALAKLESGLEGLTEQEAERRLRKYGPNAIRREKRPTLVSELAIRLRSPLNLLLLILATVSFALDDRKTAVLIAIIVMLSTLLSLWQERRAKLEAEKLRALVKTTATVFRRATATASPVSREIPLESLTPGDVIHLSAGDMIPADVRILVAKDFFVNQATLTGETMPVEKFGRPQTAAVPLEADNLCFMATNVLSGSAKAVVVQTGSNTYFGAIAHHLAGRHVLTRFDHGLNRFAMLMIRFMLVMVPLVFLLNGFTKGVWMEAFLFGVAVAVGLTPEILPMIVTINLGKGALAMSRKRVIVKQLSAIQNFGAMDILCTDKTGTLTQGRVVLEKHLDLQGEESPKVLEFAFLSSHFQSGLRNMLDDAVLRHALEDGLAASKEQGVKVDEIPFDFVRRRMSVVLEREPGRHRLICKGAVEEMLAICTQGEARGERFDLDGFHRRHLKEATAALNEEGFRVLAVAYKDIEASQTSYDASAENELTLIGYVAFLDPPKDSAAAAIAELCEHGVAVKILTGDNEIVTRKICHDVGLAVERVSLGPAIEQMSDTELGHLLDTTTVFAKLSPMQKARIIGLLQHKGHVVGFLGDGINDGPALKEADIGISVDSAVDIAKESADIILLEKNLEVLDDGVIEGRKVFGNIVKYLKMGASSNFGNMLSVVGASAFLPFLPMTPPQVLLNNLLYDLSQTTVATDDVDPEYLARPRQWEIGHIAHFMLFIGPISSLFDYLTYFILFSVFDAWTHPELFHTGWFVESLLSQTLIVHVIRTGKIPFLESRASFPLLVTTVAICCVGIWLPYSSLAASLGFVALPANYWPLLLLILAGYIALTQTIKVWLIRKYRID from the coding sequence ATGCGCCCGACCGGCTCTAATGAACATAATCTTTCCCGAAAAGTTCTCGACCGGTTTAGTGGGCACCATTGGTTCAGGCAGGCCCTGCCCGAGTGGAAGGTCGTCCGCGAAACCGTAGGCCGTCATGGCCACGACGGGGGTGACACCGTTCCCGGCGGCCATCGAAAGACGGCGATTCCAGCCGGTTACCGGGCGGGCGAAACGCTGCTGGAAATAGCAAGCCTCGATTGCGACGCCGCCTTGGCCAAGTTGGAATCCGGATTGGAAGGTTTGACCGAGCAGGAAGCCGAACGGCGGCTCCGCAAGTATGGTCCGAATGCAATCCGCCGGGAAAAGCGCCCGACCTTGGTCAGTGAGCTGGCGATACGTCTGCGGTCGCCGCTCAATCTTCTGCTGCTGATCCTCGCCACGGTGTCCTTTGCGCTCGACGATCGCAAAACCGCGGTATTGATCGCCATCATCGTGATGCTGAGTACCTTGCTATCGCTCTGGCAGGAACGCCGGGCGAAGCTGGAAGCGGAAAAGCTGCGGGCCTTGGTCAAAACCACGGCGACGGTTTTCCGCCGCGCAACCGCTACCGCCTCACCCGTCAGTCGGGAAATCCCGTTGGAAAGCTTGACCCCCGGCGACGTCATCCATCTCTCGGCTGGCGACATGATACCGGCGGATGTCAGAATTCTGGTGGCCAAAGACTTTTTCGTCAATCAAGCCACTTTGACCGGCGAAACCATGCCGGTGGAGAAATTTGGCCGGCCGCAGACGGCCGCCGTACCGTTGGAAGCGGACAATCTCTGCTTCATGGCGACGAATGTCCTCAGCGGCTCGGCCAAGGCCGTAGTCGTTCAAACCGGTAGCAACACGTACTTCGGTGCCATCGCCCACCACTTGGCCGGCCGCCATGTGTTGACCCGCTTCGATCACGGACTCAACCGCTTCGCGATGCTGATGATCCGGTTCATGCTCGTCATGGTACCGCTGGTCTTCCTGCTCAACGGATTCACCAAAGGCGTTTGGATGGAGGCTTTTCTGTTCGGCGTAGCGGTGGCTGTCGGCTTGACACCCGAAATCCTCCCGATGATCGTGACCATCAATTTAGGCAAAGGCGCCCTGGCGATGTCCCGCAAGCGGGTGATCGTCAAGCAATTGAGCGCCATTCAGAATTTCGGTGCCATGGATATTCTGTGCACCGACAAGACCGGTACCCTGACGCAGGGTCGGGTCGTTCTGGAGAAACACCTCGATCTTCAAGGCGAAGAAAGTCCCAAGGTGCTCGAATTCGCCTTTCTCAGCAGCCACTTTCAATCCGGCCTCCGGAATATGCTCGACGATGCTGTGTTGCGCCATGCCCTCGAAGATGGTCTCGCCGCCAGTAAGGAACAGGGGGTGAAGGTCGACGAAATCCCTTTCGATTTCGTAAGGCGCCGGATGTCCGTAGTCTTGGAACGGGAACCGGGCCGGCATCGCTTGATCTGTAAAGGCGCCGTGGAGGAGATGCTTGCCATCTGCACCCAGGGGGAAGCTAGAGGAGAGCGTTTCGATCTGGACGGGTTCCATCGCCGACATTTGAAGGAGGCGACCGCGGCCCTCAATGAAGAAGGGTTCCGGGTGCTCGCCGTGGCTTACAAAGACATCGAGGCATCCCAGACTTCATACGATGCCAGCGCCGAAAACGAGCTCACCCTGATCGGCTATGTGGCTTTCCTCGACCCCCCCAAAGACAGTGCCGCTGCGGCCATCGCCGAACTCTGCGAGCACGGAGTCGCCGTCAAGATTCTCACCGGGGACAATGAAATCGTTACCCGCAAAATCTGCCATGACGTGGGACTGGCAGTGGAACGAGTGAGTCTCGGCCCCGCCATCGAACAGATGTCCGATACCGAATTGGGGCATTTGCTGGACACGACCACCGTATTCGCGAAACTGTCGCCCATGCAGAAAGCGCGCATCATCGGCCTGCTGCAGCACAAAGGTCATGTGGTGGGTTTCCTTGGGGACGGCATCAATGACGGACCCGCACTGAAGGAGGCCGACATCGGCATTTCCGTGGACAGTGCGGTGGATATCGCCAAGGAGTCTGCGGATATCATTTTATTGGAAAAAAATCTGGAAGTACTGGACGATGGCGTCATTGAAGGCCGTAAAGTCTTCGGCAATATCGTGAAATATCTGAAAATGGGCGCCAGCTCCAACTTTGGCAACATGTTAAGCGTGGTCGGCGCGAGCGCCTTTCTGCCTTTTCTGCCCATGACGCCGCCGCAGGTTCTGCTCAACAATTTACTGTACGATTTGTCGCAAACCACGGTCGCCACCGATGACGTCGACCCTGAATACCTTGCCCGACCTCGCCAGTGGGAAATCGGCCACATCGCCCATTTCATGCTGTTCATCGGACCGATCAGCTCGCTTTTCGATTACCTGACCTATTTCATTTTATTCTCGGTTTTCGATGCCTGGACCCACCCCGAACTGTTCCATACCGGCTGGTTCGTCGAATCCCTGTTGTCGCAGACCCTGATCGTCCATGTCATCCGGACGGGCAAAATACCGTTTCTGGAGAGCCGGGCGAGTTTTCCCCTGCTCGTCACCACAGTGGCGATCTGCTGCGTCGGCATCTGGCTTCCGTATTCCTCTCTGGCTGCGTCACTCGGCTTCGTCGCCTTGCCAGCCAATTACTGGCCACTATTGCTCTTGATTTTGGCGGGTTACATTGCGCTGACCCAGACGATCAAGGTCTGGCTGATCAGGAAATATCGGATTGATTGA
- a CDS encoding RelA/SpoT family protein, protein MKHTHYQSDASKLDAEQLHRLFEQGYPAQAENIRKALNLAIDAAAKDPEPRPRGVDVGHILLNLKVDAYSIQAALLADPYLRETLPAEFIRVHFDEETVRLLEKVNWLNTFNEYSLQENPGPEQAELLRRMLLSVVNDVRAVLVRLAYRVQRMRILKYQDGGARESIARETLELYAPLAHRLGVGQLKWELEDLSFRYLHPDEYRTLAKSLSTNRAEREVYIQNFMGLLRDELRKLGIDAKVSGRPKHLYSIWKKMERKHAQLADLYDLLAVRVTVDSIPTCYTVLGAVHSLWPHIPKEFDDYIANPKDNGYQSLHTVVIGPDDRPVEIQIRTQAMHEFAEYGVAAHWRYKEGGGQDAAFDRSIASLRRLLESEDDNDSLLQDFREEPFGDAIFVLTPRAQVIRLAKGSTPVDFAYAIHSEVGHRCRGAKVNGVMVPLTQPLKSGDKVEILTAKQGGPTLGWLDPRLGYVRTAHARNKIRQWFKQQDHDKHLRAGKAILDKEKHKLQTRDVDLETLARHFHLPRPDDVLLAIGRGDIGPGQLAAALQLPGCQPPPLPQRKPARKAIRGTGEVTVQGVRNLLTHFARCCAPIPGDPIIGYIGVGRGVTIHRQDCPNVVQLPSGKRNRLIDVTWGEETRVFPVDIEVRAFDRKGLLKDVTQVLAHEHINILRTYTETNPQDQGVVMDIMIEVHDLGQLSTALEKIGQIHNVQEARRKLPG, encoded by the coding sequence ATGAAGCACACGCACTACCAGTCCGACGCCTCGAAATTGGATGCCGAACAACTGCACCGGCTATTCGAGCAAGGCTATCCCGCCCAAGCGGAAAACATCCGCAAAGCTCTGAACCTCGCCATCGATGCGGCAGCCAAGGATCCCGAGCCCCGCCCACGCGGCGTCGACGTCGGACATATCCTGCTAAACCTGAAGGTAGACGCTTACAGCATCCAGGCCGCTCTGCTGGCCGATCCTTATCTGCGCGAGACGCTTCCGGCGGAATTCATCAGGGTCCACTTCGACGAAGAGACCGTCCGGCTGCTGGAAAAGGTCAACTGGCTCAATACCTTCAACGAATATTCACTGCAGGAGAATCCCGGTCCCGAACAGGCCGAACTGCTGCGGCGCATGCTGCTGTCCGTGGTCAACGACGTCCGCGCCGTGCTCGTCCGGCTCGCCTACCGGGTGCAGCGCATGCGCATCCTGAAATACCAGGACGGCGGCGCCCGTGAGTCCATCGCCCGCGAGACCCTGGAACTCTACGCCCCTCTGGCGCACCGCCTGGGCGTCGGCCAGTTGAAATGGGAGCTGGAAGACCTGTCGTTCCGCTACCTGCATCCGGATGAATACCGCACGCTCGCCAAATCCCTGAGCACCAACCGCGCGGAACGCGAAGTCTATATCCAGAATTTCATGGGGCTCTTGAGGGACGAGCTCAGGAAACTCGGCATCGACGCAAAGGTATCGGGGCGCCCCAAACACCTGTACAGCATCTGGAAAAAGATGGAGCGCAAACACGCCCAACTGGCCGATTTGTACGATCTGCTGGCGGTACGTGTCACGGTGGACAGCATTCCGACCTGCTACACGGTACTGGGCGCAGTCCACAGCCTGTGGCCACACATTCCCAAGGAGTTCGACGATTACATTGCCAACCCCAAGGACAACGGCTACCAGTCCTTGCATACTGTCGTCATCGGTCCCGACGACCGCCCGGTGGAAATCCAGATCCGCACCCAGGCGATGCACGAATTCGCCGAATACGGTGTCGCCGCCCACTGGCGCTACAAGGAAGGCGGCGGACAGGACGCGGCTTTCGACCGCAGCATCGCCTCCCTGCGCCGCCTGCTGGAGAGCGAGGACGACAACGATTCGTTGTTGCAGGACTTCCGCGAAGAGCCTTTCGGCGATGCGATCTTCGTGCTCACGCCACGCGCCCAGGTCATCCGCTTGGCCAAAGGCAGCACGCCGGTCGATTTCGCCTACGCCATCCACTCGGAAGTCGGCCATCGCTGCCGGGGCGCCAAGGTCAACGGCGTCATGGTGCCGCTGACCCAACCACTGAAATCGGGCGACAAGGTCGAAATCCTCACCGCCAAGCAGGGCGGCCCGACCCTCGGCTGGCTCGACCCCCGTCTGGGCTACGTGCGGACCGCCCACGCCCGCAACAAGATACGACAGTGGTTCAAACAGCAGGATCACGACAAGCACCTGCGCGCCGGCAAAGCCATACTCGACAAGGAAAAGCACAAGCTGCAGACCCGTGACGTCGACCTGGAAACCCTGGCCCGCCATTTCCACCTGCCGCGGCCCGATGACGTCCTGCTCGCCATCGGCCGCGGCGACATCGGTCCGGGACAACTGGCAGCCGCGCTCCAGCTGCCCGGCTGTCAGCCGCCGCCCTTACCACAGCGGAAACCGGCGCGCAAGGCCATCCGCGGAACCGGCGAAGTGACCGTGCAGGGCGTCAGGAATCTGCTGACGCATTTCGCGCGCTGCTGTGCGCCGATCCCAGGCGATCCGATCATCGGCTACATCGGCGTCGGCCGCGGCGTGACCATCCATCGTCAGGACTGTCCCAACGTCGTCCAGCTTCCCTCAGGCAAACGAAACCGGCTGATCGATGTCACCTGGGGGGAGGAAACACGGGTGTTCCCGGTCGACATCGAGGTCCGCGCATTCGACCGCAAAGGACTGCTCAAAGACGTCACCCAGGTGCTGGCGCATGAGCACATCAACATTCTGCGGACTTACACAGAGACCAATCCGCAAGACCAAGGCGTCGTCATGGACATCATGATCGAAGTCCACGACCTGGGCCAGCTCAGTACTGCATTGGAAAAGATTGGGCAGATCCATAATGTACAGGAAGCGCGGCGGAAACTGCCTGGCTAA
- the eno gene encoding phosphopyruvate hydratase, which translates to MNTRIESVQAMPIYDSRGVPTVRVRLTLTDGTAATASIPSGASTGENEAVELRDGDPNAHGGQGVLKAVRNVNDVIAPAVIGLEPWRQGEIDSLMIELDGTANKEKLGANAILGVSEAVAVAAAKSAGLPLYAYLGGAGQARLPIPMINILNGGKHADSSLDFQEFMIMPVGAPSFAEAMRYATEIFQALKSLLKAKGHTTAVGDEGGFAPQLQSNDEACDLIVEAIAKAGYEPGEDIAIALDPAASSFYENGVYRLTRSGQGDKTSSEMTDLYRRWIDKYPIVSIEDGLAENDWDGFREHTAVLGEKIQIVGDDLLVTNTRFIARAIEEKSCNAALIKLNQIGTVTETVEAVHLCRKAGWSFVVSHRSGETEDTFMADFAVAMGGGQIKTGSVCRSERMAKYNRLLEIESELGKAARFGR; encoded by the coding sequence ATGAATACCCGTATCGAATCCGTCCAAGCCATGCCGATTTACGATTCCCGCGGCGTGCCCACCGTGCGCGTCCGGCTCACACTGACCGATGGAACGGCGGCCACTGCCTCGATTCCGTCAGGGGCCTCAACCGGCGAGAACGAGGCCGTCGAGCTGCGGGATGGTGACCCGAATGCCCATGGCGGCCAAGGGGTGCTGAAAGCCGTGCGCAATGTGAACGATGTCATCGCACCGGCCGTCATAGGTTTGGAGCCCTGGCGGCAAGGGGAGATCGACAGCCTGATGATCGAGCTCGATGGCACGGCGAACAAGGAAAAACTGGGCGCCAACGCTATTCTGGGCGTCTCGGAAGCCGTCGCTGTCGCCGCGGCAAAAAGTGCGGGGCTGCCGCTCTATGCCTATCTCGGTGGTGCCGGCCAGGCGCGCCTGCCCATCCCGATGATCAATATCCTGAATGGCGGCAAGCATGCGGACAGTAGCTTGGATTTCCAGGAGTTCATGATTATGCCGGTCGGCGCGCCCAGCTTCGCCGAAGCGATGCGTTACGCAACGGAAATCTTCCAGGCATTGAAGTCCCTCCTCAAGGCCAAGGGCCATACTACCGCAGTGGGGGACGAAGGCGGTTTCGCCCCCCAATTGCAGAGCAATGACGAAGCCTGCGATCTGATCGTCGAAGCCATCGCGAAAGCCGGCTACGAGCCCGGCGAGGACATCGCCATCGCCCTCGACCCCGCCGCCAGTTCATTTTACGAAAACGGCGTTTACCGCCTGACGCGCAGCGGTCAGGGCGACAAGACCAGTTCCGAAATGACCGATCTCTACCGCCGCTGGATCGACAAATACCCCATCGTTTCTATCGAGGACGGCCTTGCGGAAAACGACTGGGATGGCTTCCGCGAGCACACTGCCGTGCTGGGTGAGAAAATCCAGATCGTCGGAGACGATCTTCTGGTCACCAACACCCGTTTCATCGCGCGAGCGATCGAGGAGAAAAGCTGCAACGCGGCGCTGATCAAGCTCAACCAGATCGGCACCGTCACCGAGACGGTGGAAGCCGTCCATCTGTGCCGAAAGGCCGGCTGGAGCTTCGTGGTTTCCCACCGTTCGGGGGAGACCGAAGATACTTTCATGGCTGATTTCGCCGTTGCCATGGGGGGCGGGCAGATCAAGACCGGGTCGGTGTGCCGTTCCGAGCGCATGGCCAAATACAACCGACTATTGGAAATCGAGTCGGAGCTGGGTAAGGCCGCCAGATTTGGCCGCTAA
- a CDS encoding DUF190 domain-containing protein — protein sequence MAMRSVRIVRIYLREGEHLLSKLIKFLHEEEKVAGVTVLRGIAGFSTDGKIHTASLVDLSLDLPLIVEFYDLPDRVDAVIDKLTSRLALDHVVSWDATIHTPL from the coding sequence ATGGCAATGCGTTCTGTGAGAATCGTCCGTATTTATCTCCGGGAAGGGGAACATCTCCTCTCCAAGCTCATCAAGTTCCTTCATGAGGAAGAAAAGGTCGCAGGCGTCACAGTGCTGCGTGGTATCGCAGGTTTCAGCACCGATGGGAAGATTCACACCGCTTCCCTGGTCGACCTGTCCCTCGATTTACCGCTGATCGTGGAATTCTACGACCTGCCCGACAGGGTCGACGCCGTCATCGACAAACTGACTAGCCGCTTGGCATTAGACCATGTCGTAAGCTGGGACGCGACTATACATACCCCACTCTGA
- a CDS encoding glycerophosphodiester phosphodiesterase family protein produces MSKIRLVFGLVVGSSCLVSASGEVMAGKTDSIQLGPRPFFLVNDMTDGKLKSKLMKCSTGPFRKAEFAIGHRGAALQFPEHTRESYEAAARMGAGIIECDVTFTKDKELVCRHAQNDLHTTTNILTIPELAAKCTKPFTPATFDASGNLLTPASAECRTTDITLAEFKMLRGKMDAFNPRAKTPVEFLGGTPDWRTNLYAGPTSGTLMTHKESIALFKKLGVKMTPELKSPVVSMPFDGFSQEDYAQKMIDEYKEALIPPSKVFAQSFNKADVQYWIQHEPAFGRQAVYLDDAEAVADLPGAAELAQYKADGINIVAPPIFALLDVDAAGNIVPSEYARNARHAGLDIITWTLERSGILADGNNGFYYQTFDSAIHREGDMMRVLDVLAKDVGIRGIFSDWPATVTYYANCMNLR; encoded by the coding sequence ATGTCGAAAATACGTCTGGTATTCGGTTTGGTTGTGGGCTCGTCATGCCTGGTCTCTGCTTCGGGCGAAGTGATGGCCGGCAAAACCGACAGCATACAATTGGGCCCGCGTCCGTTCTTCCTGGTCAATGACATGACGGATGGCAAGCTGAAGAGCAAGCTGATGAAGTGTTCCACGGGTCCCTTCAGAAAGGCCGAGTTTGCGATTGGCCACCGCGGCGCTGCGCTGCAGTTTCCCGAGCACACCAGGGAGTCCTACGAGGCGGCGGCACGCATGGGGGCCGGCATTATCGAGTGCGACGTGACCTTCACCAAGGACAAGGAGCTGGTTTGCCGCCATGCCCAGAACGACCTGCACACCACCACCAACATCCTCACCATTCCCGAACTGGCGGCGAAGTGTACCAAGCCCTTTACCCCGGCCACGTTCGACGCCAGCGGCAACCTGCTCACGCCGGCGAGCGCGGAGTGCCGCACCACCGACATCACCCTCGCGGAATTCAAGATGCTCAGAGGCAAGATGGACGCCTTCAACCCCAGGGCAAAGACCCCGGTGGAATTCCTGGGCGGCACGCCGGACTGGCGAACGAATCTCTATGCCGGCCCCACCAGCGGCACGCTGATGACTCACAAGGAAAGCATCGCGCTGTTCAAAAAACTGGGCGTGAAGATGACGCCAGAGCTCAAGAGTCCGGTCGTGTCGATGCCTTTCGACGGTTTCAGCCAGGAAGACTATGCGCAAAAGATGATCGATGAGTACAAGGAAGCGCTGATCCCCCCCAGCAAGGTTTTTGCGCAATCCTTCAACAAGGCGGACGTGCAGTACTGGATCCAGCATGAGCCGGCCTTCGGCAGACAGGCCGTATATCTGGATGACGCCGAGGCAGTGGCAGATCTGCCCGGTGCCGCCGAACTGGCGCAATACAAAGCCGACGGCATCAACATCGTCGCGCCGCCGATCTTCGCCCTTCTGGATGTGGATGCCGCCGGGAACATCGTGCCGTCGGAGTACGCCAGGAACGCGAGGCATGCCGGTCTGGACATCATCACCTGGACTCTGGAGCGTTCCGGCATCCTCGCAGACGGCAACAACGGTTTTTATTACCAGACTTTCGACTCGGCGATCCATCGCGAAGGCGACATGATGCGCGTGCTTGACGTGCTGGCCAAGGATGTGGGCATCCGGGGCATCTTTTCTGACTGGCCGGCGACGGTGACGTATTACGCCAACTGCATGAACCTGCGATGA
- a CDS encoding low affinity iron permease family protein translates to MLSDLNLYNLARRCAARLTENLDNIGYWNARFDRFARLFARLSGRPLAFNLALFVILAWVITGPIFSFSDTWQLVINTTTTIVTFLMVFLIQHTQNRDTEAVQVKLDELIRAIERADDTLLDLEELEEEELALMRSKYVGLARAARQSRVSGGVPETE, encoded by the coding sequence ATGTTATCCGACCTGAACCTGTACAATCTGGCGCGCCGTTGCGCTGCTCGCCTCACCGAGAACCTCGACAACATCGGCTACTGGAATGCCAGGTTCGACCGTTTCGCCCGGCTGTTTGCGCGTTTGTCCGGCAGACCGCTTGCTTTCAACCTTGCTCTGTTCGTTATTCTGGCTTGGGTGATTACTGGCCCGATTTTCAGTTTCAGCGATACCTGGCAACTGGTCATCAACACTACGACCACCATCGTGACCTTCCTCATGGTGTTCCTCATCCAGCACACGCAAAACCGCGATACCGAAGCCGTCCAGGTGAAGCTGGACGAACTCATCCGCGCCATCGAACGTGCCGATGACACGTTGCTGGATCTGGAAGAACTGGAGGAAGAAGAACTGGCGCTGATGCGCAGCAAATACGTGGGTTTGGCCCGAGCGGCGCGCCAAAGCCGGGTCAGTGGGGGAGTTCCGGAAACCGAGTGA
- a CDS encoding MFS transporter: MFQQVFSLPSAVWLLGLVSLFNDLASELVYPLVPIYLTSVLMAGPRALGIIEGIAEMVSSLLKLFSGIIADRVHRAKFLVVCGYSLAAISRPLLALATVWPLVLALRFADRLGKGLRSSPRDAMLAASVAAGQRGLAFGLQRAMDNAGAVLGPLAATVLMAAEVPITEIFLWAALPGAVAVFLTVSVQEPAREIRYDGEPLDWNLQKLPRAFMRYLWVLALFTLGNSSNMFLLLRARDLGLPEYQVPLLWGTTSLVAMLFSTYLSGLSDRVGRVPMIFTGWMVYALFYSCLGLNGSSLLLLWPLFAFYGLFMAATEGAEKALVADMAPPALLGTAYGWFNLTTGIMLLPASLVFGALWQYAGPLTAFGFGAGCSLLAAILLKLWVK, encoded by the coding sequence ATGTTTCAGCAGGTTTTTTCGCTACCCTCCGCCGTTTGGCTGCTTGGCCTGGTCAGCCTGTTCAACGATTTGGCCAGCGAACTGGTCTATCCCCTCGTCCCGATTTACCTCACTTCCGTCCTGATGGCGGGTCCCAGGGCTTTGGGCATCATCGAAGGCATCGCCGAAATGGTGAGCAGCCTGCTCAAGCTGTTTTCCGGAATCATTGCCGACCGGGTGCACCGTGCCAAATTCCTGGTGGTCTGCGGCTACAGCCTGGCGGCGATCTCCCGTCCTCTCTTGGCGCTCGCCACGGTCTGGCCCTTGGTGCTGGCCTTGCGCTTCGCCGACCGTTTAGGCAAGGGGCTGCGATCATCGCCCCGGGATGCCATGCTGGCCGCCAGTGTCGCTGCCGGCCAGCGCGGCCTGGCCTTCGGATTGCAGCGCGCCATGGACAATGCCGGCGCGGTGCTCGGGCCGCTAGCGGCGACCGTGCTGATGGCGGCGGAAGTACCCATCACGGAGATCTTCCTCTGGGCCGCGCTTCCCGGCGCCGTGGCGGTCTTCCTGACCGTTTCGGTCCAAGAACCGGCGCGGGAGATCCGCTATGACGGCGAGCCGCTCGACTGGAATCTGCAAAAGCTGCCGCGCGCGTTCATGCGTTATCTCTGGGTGCTGGCGTTGTTCACACTGGGTAACTCGTCCAACATGTTTTTATTGCTGCGCGCTCGGGATTTGGGTTTGCCGGAATACCAGGTTCCCCTGCTGTGGGGCACGACCTCCCTGGTCGCCATGCTGTTTTCCACATACCTGTCGGGGCTTTCGGACCGTGTCGGTCGCGTGCCCATGATTTTCACGGGATGGATGGTCTATGCCCTGTTTTATTCGTGCCTCGGCCTGAACGGCTCTAGCCTTTTGTTGTTGTGGCCGCTGTTCGCCTTTTACGGCCTTTTTATGGCAGCGACCGAGGGTGCGGAAAAAGCTCTGGTCGCCGATATGGCACCGCCCGCTTTGTTGGGAACGGCTTACGGCTGGTTCAATCTGACCACTGGTATCATGTTGCTGCCGGCATCTTTGGTCTTCGGAGCGCTTTGGCAATACGCCGGTCCACTCACGGCTTTCGGCTTCGGCGCCGGATGTTCGCTGCTGGCCGCGATATTGCTGAAACTGTGGGTCAAATAG